A region from the Corynebacterium halotolerans YIM 70093 = DSM 44683 genome encodes:
- a CDS encoding aminodeoxychorismate lyase, producing the protein MDSADSADPTDTAGSASRRSPADPQPVILVVEPYGGSIRRHNPALPLVYWDDAAVTRGDGVFETLLVRKGRAANFKRHARRFLASARLMELPEPDLDKWEEATRQAVESWYAENDGDARCVWTYTRGRASTGHPSAWIVVSAIPQTTLRQRKAGVKVMTAPRGYSINTMLPGVGDATTGTASPTPPSLAPWLTVGAKTLSYAANMAALRHANAHGFDDVIWVEAETGRVLEGATSSVVTVKKGGRLRTPTPGGDILPGTTQAALFGHARRQGWRCKEKDLYVDDLLRAESVWLVSSVRMGARVTALDGRKLPAPDNEAEIRRLIADALAR; encoded by the coding sequence ATGGACTCTGCCGACTCTGCCGACCCCACCGACACCGCCGGTTCCGCCTCCCGCCGGTCTCCCGCGGACCCCCAGCCCGTCATCCTCGTCGTCGAGCCCTACGGCGGTTCCATCCGCCGCCACAATCCGGCGCTGCCGCTGGTCTACTGGGACGACGCCGCGGTCACCCGCGGCGACGGGGTCTTCGAGACGCTGCTGGTGCGCAAGGGCAGGGCCGCGAATTTCAAGCGCCACGCCCGTCGTTTCCTGGCCTCGGCGCGGTTGATGGAGCTTCCGGAGCCCGATCTGGACAAGTGGGAGGAGGCCACCCGGCAGGCGGTGGAGAGCTGGTACGCCGAGAACGACGGGGACGCCAGGTGCGTGTGGACCTACACGCGGGGCCGGGCCTCGACGGGCCACCCCTCGGCCTGGATCGTCGTCAGCGCCATCCCGCAGACGACGCTGCGGCAGCGGAAGGCCGGGGTGAAGGTGATGACCGCCCCGCGCGGGTACTCCATCAACACGATGCTGCCCGGGGTCGGGGACGCGACCACCGGCACCGCGTCGCCGACGCCGCCGTCCCTCGCGCCGTGGCTGACGGTGGGGGCGAAGACGCTGAGCTACGCGGCGAACATGGCCGCCCTGCGCCACGCCAACGCCCACGGCTTCGACGACGTCATCTGGGTCGAGGCCGAAACGGGGCGGGTGCTTGAGGGGGCGACGTCGAGCGTGGTGACGGTGAAGAAGGGCGGTCGGCTGCGCACGCCCACCCCGGGCGGCGACATCCTGCCCGGCACCACCCAGGCGGCGCTGTTCGGGCACGCGCGCCGGCAGGGGTGGCGCTGCAAGGAGAAGGACCTGTACGTCGACGACCTGCTGCGTGCGGAGTCGGTGTGGCTGGTCAGTTCCGTGCGCATGGGGGCGCGGGTCACCGCGCTCGACGGCCGGAAGCTGCCGGCGCCGGACAACGAGGCCGAGATCCGGCGCCTGATCGCCGACGCCCTGGCACGGTAG
- a CDS encoding YgfZ/GcvT domain-containing protein, whose product MYRSPLLDLPGAAEARDADATVDSAGVAWHYGNPLGEQRLVETTTVVVDRSHRQVIRVDGPDAPGFLNNLLSQKLDDVADGFSASALDLDIQGRILHHTDVTRVGDAFYLDLPASQAPTFVDFLRKMVFWSQVEVTETDLGVLTLLGGDVAVPEEVSAVFVRTVEWPGTARRDVVVERARLDVAVDALLAAGAALAGLMAFTAERVRALEPEKDVDLDHKSIPHEVSAWIGRGDRFGAVHLEKGCYRGQETVARVENLGRSPRLLVMLHLDGSAPEAPAPGSALTFNGRTVGRLGTVVHDCDFGPIALGLVKRSALDSGELMAGEVAVSVDPSSIPEDEGEKAGRAAIDRLRGR is encoded by the coding sequence ATGTACCGTTCCCCCCTCCTCGACCTCCCGGGCGCGGCGGAGGCCCGGGATGCCGACGCGACCGTCGACTCGGCCGGCGTGGCCTGGCACTACGGGAACCCGCTCGGCGAGCAACGGCTGGTGGAGACCACCACCGTGGTCGTCGACCGCTCCCACCGCCAGGTGATCAGGGTCGACGGACCGGACGCGCCGGGTTTCCTCAACAACCTGCTCTCCCAGAAGCTCGACGACGTCGCGGACGGTTTCTCCGCCTCCGCCCTGGACCTGGACATCCAGGGCCGCATCCTGCACCACACCGACGTCACCCGCGTCGGCGACGCCTTCTACCTGGACCTGCCGGCCAGCCAGGCACCGACCTTCGTCGACTTCCTGCGCAAGATGGTCTTCTGGTCCCAGGTGGAGGTCACCGAGACCGACCTGGGGGTACTCACCCTCCTCGGCGGTGACGTCGCCGTACCGGAGGAGGTCAGCGCGGTCTTCGTCCGCACCGTCGAGTGGCCGGGCACCGCCCGCCGCGACGTCGTCGTGGAGCGTGCGCGTCTCGACGTCGCCGTCGACGCCCTGCTGGCCGCCGGCGCCGCGCTCGCCGGACTGATGGCCTTCACCGCCGAGCGGGTCCGCGCCCTCGAGCCGGAGAAGGACGTCGATCTCGATCACAAGTCCATCCCGCACGAGGTGTCCGCCTGGATCGGCCGCGGCGACCGGTTCGGCGCGGTGCACCTGGAGAAGGGCTGCTACCGTGGCCAGGAGACCGTCGCCCGCGTGGAGAACCTCGGCCGCTCGCCCCGGCTGCTGGTCATGCTCCACCTGGACGGCTCCGCCCCGGAGGCCCCCGCCCCGGGTTCGGCGCTGACCTTCAACGGCCGCACCGTCGGTCGGCTCGGCACCGTGGTCCACGACTGCGACTTCGGTCCGATCGCCCTCGGTCTGGTCAAGCGCAGCGCGCTCGACTCCGGTGAGCTGATGGCCGGGGAGGTCGCCGTCTCCGTCGACCCGTCCTCGATTCCGGAGGACGAGGGCGAGAAGGCCGGCCGCGCCGCGATCGACCGGCTGCGGGGCCGTTGA
- a CDS encoding DUF3073 domain-containing protein: MGRGRAKAKQTKVARQLKYNTPEMDLDSLQRELASQSSPSRRHYEDAPDDYSDVEDRYADYADWNDEDDSDEGSPYTRR, from the coding sequence ATGGGTCGCGGTCGCGCGAAAGCAAAGCAGACCAAGGTTGCACGCCAGCTGAAGTACAATACACCTGAGATGGATCTGGATTCACTCCAGCGTGAGCTCGCCTCGCAGTCGTCTCCGTCTCGACGCCACTACGAGGACGCCCCCGACGATTACAGCGATGTCGAAGACCGGTACGCGGACTACGCGGACTGGAACGACGAGGACGACTCCGATGAAGGATCGCCCTACACCCGTCGCTGA